The Rhodocytophaga rosea genome has a segment encoding these proteins:
- a CDS encoding alpha-glucuronidase family glycosyl hydrolase: MQRFILSAKLTITLKILITLGLVNVCQYLKAEDGYRLWLRYDKVENAQQLAAYKQSVTQVLFSGNSPTISAARKELFQGLSGLLQLQPTETKTVSQNGALLIGTIATTPILSELNLKSSLEKIGTEGFFIKSVKINQKNATIITANTDTGVLYGVFHFLKLIQTGQSLSNLSIENSPKLTHRILNHWDNLDRTVERGYAGFSLWEWHKLPDYLDPRYTDYARANASVGINGTVLTNVNANALILTPAFLEKVKALAGIFRPYGIKVYLTTRFSAPVEIGGLKTADPLDAEVQMWWKKKAEEIYTYIPDFGGFLVKANSEGQPGPQNYGRNHADGANMLADAVASKGGIVMWRAFVYDDKVPDDRAKQAYNEFTPLNGKFRKNVFVQVKNGAIDFQPREPFHPLFGAMPQTPLMMEFQLTQEYLGFATHLAYLAPLFKECLDSDTYAKGKGATVAKVIDGSLHKYSMSGMAGVANIGNDRNWTGHPFGQANWYSYGRLAWNPALSAEEIAEEWIQMTFTNDSKALNSIKEIIMGSREAVVNYMTPLGLAHLMGYSHHYGPGPWVSNKKRDDWTATYYHKADSAGIGFNRTSTGSKALSQYFPPVKAQLENLQTCPEKYLLWFHHLPWTHRMKSEKTLWEDLVGHYYLGVEQVRNMQKTWDSLKGSIDEYRFAQVKSLLSIQEKEAVLWRNSCVLYFQQFSKMPIPAGYEKPAHPLTYYEKLEYKFVPGN, from the coding sequence ATGCAAAGGTTTATATTATCTGCTAAACTTACCATCACTCTAAAAATCCTGATTACACTAGGTTTGGTAAACGTATGCCAGTATCTGAAAGCAGAAGATGGCTACCGCCTATGGCTCCGGTACGACAAAGTTGAAAATGCCCAACAATTAGCTGCTTATAAACAAAGCGTTACGCAGGTACTCTTCAGTGGCAATTCTCCCACCATAAGTGCTGCCAGAAAAGAATTATTCCAGGGGTTGAGTGGATTGCTACAACTGCAACCCACCGAAACAAAGACTGTATCTCAAAATGGGGCTTTACTCATAGGCACAATTGCAACTACACCTATACTTTCTGAACTGAATCTGAAATCAAGTTTAGAAAAAATTGGCACAGAAGGATTTTTTATTAAAAGCGTAAAGATCAACCAGAAAAATGCTACTATAATTACAGCAAACACAGATACAGGTGTACTTTATGGCGTATTTCATTTTTTGAAGCTGATCCAAACCGGGCAAAGTCTTTCCAATTTGTCTATCGAAAATTCACCTAAGCTTACGCATCGGATATTGAATCACTGGGATAACCTCGACCGGACAGTTGAACGGGGCTATGCGGGATTTTCTTTGTGGGAATGGCACAAACTCCCCGATTACCTCGACCCCAGATATACAGATTATGCCAGGGCAAATGCTTCTGTTGGCATCAATGGCACTGTACTTACCAATGTAAATGCCAATGCATTGATTCTTACTCCTGCTTTTCTGGAAAAAGTAAAAGCACTAGCTGGCATTTTCCGTCCATATGGCATTAAAGTATACCTAACCACCCGTTTCAGCGCACCGGTTGAAATTGGCGGTTTAAAAACAGCAGACCCTTTAGATGCAGAAGTACAAATGTGGTGGAAAAAGAAGGCAGAAGAAATTTACACCTATATACCTGATTTCGGTGGCTTTTTGGTAAAAGCCAATTCCGAGGGGCAACCGGGGCCACAGAATTATGGCAGAAACCATGCTGATGGGGCCAATATGCTGGCAGATGCAGTAGCCTCAAAAGGCGGAATAGTGATGTGGCGTGCTTTTGTATACGATGATAAAGTTCCGGATGACCGAGCCAAACAAGCCTATAATGAGTTTACACCACTAAATGGAAAGTTTAGGAAAAATGTATTTGTCCAGGTAAAAAATGGTGCCATTGATTTTCAGCCTAGAGAACCTTTTCATCCACTGTTTGGAGCCATGCCACAAACGCCACTGATGATGGAATTCCAACTTACCCAGGAATATTTAGGTTTTGCTACTCATTTAGCGTATCTGGCTCCTTTATTTAAGGAATGCCTCGATTCTGATACGTATGCCAAAGGAAAAGGAGCTACTGTTGCTAAAGTGATTGATGGAAGCCTGCATAAATATTCTATGTCCGGGATGGCTGGGGTTGCCAATATTGGCAATGACCGCAACTGGACTGGGCATCCGTTTGGACAAGCTAACTGGTACAGTTACGGCCGGCTTGCATGGAATCCTGCCTTATCTGCGGAAGAAATTGCCGAAGAATGGATACAAATGACATTTACCAATGATAGTAAAGCGCTTAATTCTATTAAAGAGATAATTATGGGTTCCAGAGAAGCCGTCGTCAATTATATGACTCCTTTGGGCTTGGCCCACCTCATGGGATATAGTCATCATTATGGCCCTGGGCCATGGGTAAGTAATAAGAAACGTGACGACTGGACTGCCACGTATTACCACAAAGCAGATTCAGCAGGCATCGGCTTTAACCGCACATCAACCGGAAGTAAGGCCCTATCTCAATATTTTCCACCAGTAAAGGCACAACTGGAAAACCTGCAAACTTGTCCTGAAAAGTATTTGCTATGGTTCCACCATTTGCCCTGGACGCACCGGATGAAATCAGAAAAAACCCTGTGGGAAGATCTGGTAGGGCATTATTATCTGGGTGTGGAACAAGTAAGGAACATGCAAAAAACATGGGATAGCTTAAAAGGAAGTATAGATGAATACCGGTTTGCACAGGTAAAATCCCTGTTGAGCATTCAGGAGAAAGAAGCCGTATTATGGCGGAATTCCTGCGTACTTTATTTTCAGCAGTTCAGCAAAATGCCTATTCCTGCCGGTTATGAAAAGCCGGCTCACCCCTTGACCTATTATGAAAAACTGGAATATAAGTTTGTTCCGGGCAATTAA
- a CDS encoding nucleotide pyrophosphohydrolase produces the protein MTIEEAQQLVDQWIKTTGVRYFNELTNMAMLTEEVGEVARIIARQYGEQSFKPSDKDKILADELADVLFVVICLANQTGVNLTEALQNNLDKKTKRDADRHHNNKKLKS, from the coding sequence ATGACTATAGAAGAAGCGCAACAACTGGTAGATCAGTGGATTAAAACAACTGGCGTACGTTATTTTAATGAACTCACCAATATGGCCATGCTTACCGAAGAAGTAGGGGAAGTAGCAAGAATTATCGCCAGGCAATATGGCGAACAATCCTTCAAACCCTCTGACAAAGATAAAATACTGGCCGATGAACTGGCGGATGTTTTGTTTGTGGTGATCTGCTTAGCCAACCAGACCGGAGTAAACCTTACTGAAGCTTTACAGAATAACCTGGATAAAAAGACAAAACGGGATGCTGACAGGCACCACAATAATAAAAAATTAAAGAGTTAA
- a CDS encoding branched-chain amino acid transaminase, protein MYHKENSIVYLNGKFVKASEATCSLYSQTVHYGMGVFEGIRSYDTRNGTKIFKAREHFERLLHSAHLMGIPHSYTVDELIQLSYSLLEKNNLEDAYIRPLLYMDENMSLQVKKTSSSNLFMAAWQWDKYLGDKRINVYISSYVRPSPKSFCIEAKTCGNYVNSILASTEARNAGYDEAILLDQNGNVAEGAASNLFIEKDGKLYTPPRGNILPGITRGAVIEMAKEKDIEVIEKLFSTDELYAADAAFLTGTAVEVAAIKSVNKIPYKKEFHHTITFEMEKDFKNFVRNYHDPAYTII, encoded by the coding sequence ATGTATCATAAAGAGAATTCGATTGTTTACCTTAACGGAAAATTTGTAAAGGCTTCAGAAGCTACTTGTAGTCTTTATTCGCAAACCGTGCATTATGGAATGGGTGTTTTTGAAGGAATCCGTTCGTATGACACACGTAATGGGACCAAAATATTTAAAGCCCGTGAGCATTTTGAACGGTTGCTTCATTCTGCTCACCTGATGGGTATTCCACATTCTTATACGGTGGATGAGCTCATTCAACTGAGCTATTCCCTGCTTGAGAAAAACAATCTGGAGGACGCCTATATCCGTCCATTGCTGTATATGGATGAAAACATGAGTTTGCAGGTAAAGAAAACATCCAGTTCTAATCTGTTTATGGCTGCCTGGCAATGGGACAAATATTTAGGTGACAAGCGAATCAATGTATATATCTCTTCGTATGTGCGGCCTAGTCCTAAGTCATTTTGTATTGAAGCCAAAACCTGTGGAAACTATGTAAACTCTATCCTAGCCTCAACCGAAGCCAGGAATGCTGGCTATGACGAAGCAATTTTACTTGACCAGAATGGGAATGTAGCCGAAGGAGCGGCCTCTAATTTATTTATTGAAAAAGATGGCAAATTGTATACTCCACCTAGGGGAAATATATTACCTGGCATTACCAGAGGAGCCGTCATTGAAATGGCGAAGGAAAAAGATATTGAAGTAATTGAAAAGCTTTTTTCTACCGACGAACTCTATGCGGCAGATGCTGCATTCCTGACAGGAACAGCCGTGGAAGTGGCTGCAATAAAGTCTGTGAACAAAATTCCATACAAAAAAGAATTTCATCATACCATTACTTTTGAGATGGAAAAAGATTTTAAGAATTTTGTCCGCAATTATCATGATCCGGCTTATACAATCATTTAA
- the fabG gene encoding 3-oxoacyl-[acyl-carrier-protein] reductase encodes MNLLKGKTVLITGASKGIGRSIAKRFAEEGANVAFTYLSSVEKGQALEQELQALGIKAKGYRSDASIFKAAEELVNQVVADFGSLEVLVNNAGITKDGLLMRMSEEQWDTVLNVNLKSVFNLTKAATRILMKQKNGSIINLTSVVGIRGNAGQANYAASKAGIIGFTKSVALELGSRNIRSNAIAPGFIETEMTGELDQKVVDEWKQGIPLKRGGTPDEVADCAVFLASDLSRYITGQVLQVDGGMLT; translated from the coding sequence ATGAATTTACTGAAAGGAAAAACCGTACTCATCACAGGTGCCTCCAAAGGAATTGGACGCTCCATAGCCAAAAGATTTGCGGAAGAAGGCGCAAACGTGGCGTTCACCTATTTATCCAGTGTTGAAAAAGGACAAGCACTCGAACAAGAACTACAAGCACTTGGAATCAAAGCCAAAGGATACCGTTCGGATGCTTCCATTTTTAAGGCAGCTGAGGAATTGGTAAATCAGGTAGTTGCTGATTTTGGTTCACTTGAAGTATTGGTAAACAATGCTGGTATTACCAAAGACGGCTTGCTGATGCGGATGTCGGAAGAACAGTGGGATACTGTATTGAATGTAAATTTGAAATCTGTATTCAACCTGACAAAAGCGGCGACAAGAATTTTGATGAAACAAAAAAATGGTTCCATCATTAATTTAACTTCCGTAGTAGGTATCCGGGGAAATGCCGGACAAGCGAATTATGCGGCTTCTAAAGCTGGGATTATCGGATTTACTAAATCAGTTGCCCTGGAATTGGGTTCACGAAATATCCGCTCCAATGCGATTGCACCAGGATTCATAGAAACTGAAATGACTGGCGAATTAGACCAGAAAGTGGTAGATGAATGGAAACAAGGTATTCCATTGAAAAGAGGGGGAACGCCCGATGAAGTAGCCGATTGTGCCGTATTTTTGGCCTCTGACCTTTCCAGATATATCACCGGTCAGGTATTGCAGGTAGATGGGGGAATGCTTACTTAA
- a CDS encoding zinc-binding dehydrogenase, with protein sequence MKAIVLEGVNQSVALKEVPTPTPQKGEVQINIKAAALNHRDVWIQKGKYAGLKYPAILGSDGAGVVTQMGEDVDKQLLGKEVIINPGHNWGANPEAQRKEFKILGMPDQGTFAEYICVPSQYVFTKPAHLSFEQAAALPLGGLTAYRTLFTRGALQTGQKVLITGIGGGVALIVLKFCLAVGAKVWVTSGSDSKIEKAISLGAQAGVNYKAEKWHESLQQQAGGFDLIVDSAAGENFPKLIDLAATGGKIAMYGGTQGTIKDIIPGRIFWKQLSILGTTMGNEGEFASMTQLVSTKHIVPVIDKTFPMAEAEQALRRMDNSEQFGKIILQIY encoded by the coding sequence ATGAAAGCAATCGTACTGGAAGGCGTTAATCAGTCTGTGGCATTAAAAGAAGTTCCTACACCCACTCCACAAAAAGGCGAAGTACAGATAAATATTAAAGCTGCTGCACTGAACCACCGGGATGTCTGGATTCAAAAAGGCAAATATGCTGGACTCAAATATCCTGCTATTTTAGGTTCTGATGGAGCCGGCGTGGTAACGCAAATGGGAGAAGATGTCGATAAGCAATTACTAGGCAAGGAAGTTATAATCAATCCTGGACATAATTGGGGCGCTAATCCGGAGGCGCAACGGAAAGAATTCAAAATTCTAGGTATGCCAGACCAGGGGACTTTTGCAGAATATATATGTGTGCCGTCCCAGTATGTCTTTACAAAACCAGCTCATTTGTCTTTTGAGCAAGCGGCAGCTTTACCTTTAGGAGGGCTTACGGCTTACAGAACCTTGTTCACCAGAGGAGCTTTACAAACTGGGCAAAAAGTACTGATCACCGGTATTGGTGGTGGTGTTGCTTTAATTGTCCTTAAGTTCTGCCTGGCTGTTGGCGCAAAAGTCTGGGTTACTTCAGGCTCCGATTCTAAAATCGAAAAAGCTATTTCCTTGGGTGCTCAGGCAGGCGTTAATTACAAAGCTGAAAAATGGCATGAATCGCTGCAGCAACAAGCAGGTGGCTTTGACTTAATTGTTGATAGTGCGGCTGGTGAGAATTTCCCTAAATTGATTGATCTGGCTGCAACCGGAGGAAAAATAGCAATGTACGGAGGCACGCAAGGAACAATTAAAGACATCATTCCAGGGCGGATTTTCTGGAAACAGCTTTCCATTCTGGGAACTACGATGGGAAATGAGGGCGAGTTTGCCTCCATGACGCAACTAGTAAGCACTAAACATATTGTGCCAGTTATAGATAAAACCTTTCCAATGGCCGAAGCTGAACAAGCATTACGACGTATGGACAATAGTGAACAGTTTGGGAAAATTATTTTACAAATATACTAA